From the genome of Devriesea agamarum, one region includes:
- a CDS encoding NAD(P)H-quinone dehydrogenase, translating to MTDPSIALPPESDRVRLSGDQPHVAVIGGGPGGYEAALTAARLGADVTLVESQGVGGAAVLTDVVPSKTLIATAEVLDLVADSHALGIRGEGGRDLVAGASLCVDLDKVNERVRELAAAQSRDITASLTAAGVRIVCGRGALAGPRQIRVELSDGGEEVLTADVGLLAVGARPRQLPTAPIDGERILTWTQLYNLTELPAHLVVVGSGVTGAEFASAYRALGSQVTLVSSRDQVLPGADRDAAAVLENAFVRRGITVRSRTRAIAVRRDGDGVQVELSDGDIVQASHALMAVGAVPATDGLGLEQAHVRCSASGHIQVDRVSRTNVRGLYAAGDCTGIYPLASVAAMQGRIAMYHALGDAVSPLIARQVASATFTAPEVATVGYTEQDIEDGLIPGEVRLFPLSTNPRAKMQGVSEGFVKLIARPGSGTVIGGVVVAPRASELIHPISLAVSHRMTVDELAAAFTVYPSLSGSLAEAARSLHLSV from the coding sequence GTGACCGACCCGAGTATTGCACTGCCCCCGGAATCTGACCGTGTTCGACTGAGCGGCGATCAGCCCCATGTGGCGGTGATCGGAGGTGGACCAGGCGGCTATGAAGCGGCGCTGACCGCCGCGCGCCTGGGAGCTGACGTCACGCTGGTCGAGAGCCAGGGAGTAGGTGGAGCCGCCGTTCTCACCGACGTAGTGCCGTCTAAAACCCTGATTGCCACCGCTGAAGTTCTCGATCTCGTGGCCGATTCTCATGCGTTGGGTATCCGCGGTGAGGGAGGCCGCGATCTTGTGGCGGGTGCGAGCCTGTGCGTGGACCTCGATAAGGTCAATGAGCGCGTGCGGGAACTGGCAGCCGCCCAGTCGCGGGACATCACTGCGTCCTTGACGGCGGCAGGGGTGCGGATCGTGTGTGGGCGCGGTGCCCTAGCAGGACCCCGTCAGATCCGGGTTGAGCTCAGTGACGGCGGTGAAGAAGTCCTCACCGCCGATGTTGGACTGCTAGCGGTAGGGGCACGACCGCGTCAGCTTCCTACGGCACCAATCGACGGTGAACGCATCCTCACCTGGACCCAGCTCTACAACCTGACAGAGCTTCCCGCGCACCTGGTGGTGGTTGGATCGGGCGTCACCGGAGCCGAGTTTGCCAGTGCTTACCGGGCGCTTGGTAGCCAGGTCACGTTGGTGTCCTCGCGCGATCAAGTGCTGCCAGGGGCCGACCGCGATGCGGCAGCGGTTTTGGAAAATGCCTTCGTCCGACGTGGAATCACAGTGCGTTCACGTACGCGCGCGATCGCGGTGCGCCGTGACGGTGACGGTGTTCAGGTTGAACTCTCAGACGGTGACATTGTGCAGGCTAGCCATGCGTTGATGGCGGTCGGTGCCGTCCCGGCAACTGACGGGCTGGGCTTAGAACAGGCGCATGTGCGGTGTTCGGCCAGCGGTCATATCCAGGTTGATAGGGTATCCCGCACGAACGTGCGCGGACTGTACGCGGCGGGCGACTGCACCGGCATCTATCCACTGGCATCGGTAGCGGCTATGCAGGGACGCATCGCGATGTATCACGCCCTCGGGGATGCGGTTTCGCCGCTAATCGCCCGACAGGTTGCCTCGGCCACGTTCACCGCACCGGAAGTGGCGACCGTCGGCTATACGGAACAGGACATCGAGGACGGTCTGATTCCCGGTGAGGTGCGGTTGTTCCCACTTTCCACCAACCCCAGGGCCAAGATGCAGGGGGTGTCCGAAGGTTTCGTAAAACTGATTGCCCGCCCAGGTTCGGGGACGGTGATCGGGGGTGTTGTGGTGGCCCCGCGCGCCAGCGAACTTATTCACCCCATTTCATTGGCGGTCAGTCACCGCATGACCGTGGATGAGCTGGCAGCGGCGTTTACGGTCTATCCCTCGCTGTCTGGCTCCCTTGCCGAGGCAGCTCGGAGTCTCCACCTCAGCGTGTGA
- a CDS encoding purine-nucleoside phosphorylase, whose product MSTEPSSPYDLARDAAATIAQRSNVSSFDIAVVLGSGWSAAADLLGETMWQDEAPSIPGFRRPALEGHVGTLRAVRTRGGAHVLVIGARTHFYEGHGVAPVVHGVRTAAALGCRGIVLTNGCGGVDPSIGAGSPVLIADQINHTGATPLSGATFIDMTDLYTPRWREIAHEVDPNLPEGVYMQFSGPNYETPAEVRMAQTVGATLVGMSTALEAIAAREAGLCVLGISLVTNLAAGISDSPLSHQEVIEAGQEAAPRISHLLAEVTTRLAEENH is encoded by the coding sequence ATGAGCACTGAGCCTTCTTCGCCATATGATCTCGCTCGCGATGCCGCCGCGACTATCGCCCAACGCAGCAATGTCTCCTCGTTCGACATCGCCGTCGTTCTCGGATCGGGATGGTCCGCCGCGGCAGATCTTCTCGGTGAGACGATGTGGCAGGACGAAGCTCCCAGCATTCCGGGTTTCCGTCGGCCCGCTTTGGAGGGGCACGTCGGGACCCTGCGCGCGGTCCGCACCCGCGGCGGAGCGCATGTTCTGGTCATTGGCGCACGCACTCATTTTTACGAAGGTCACGGGGTTGCGCCGGTCGTACACGGTGTGCGCACCGCTGCTGCGCTCGGGTGCCGGGGCATCGTGCTTACTAACGGTTGCGGCGGTGTCGATCCGTCGATTGGGGCCGGTTCACCGGTGTTGATCGCAGACCAGATCAACCACACCGGAGCCACTCCGCTGTCCGGTGCCACGTTCATTGATATGACCGACCTATACACCCCGCGCTGGCGGGAGATCGCCCACGAGGTCGATCCGAACCTTCCTGAGGGCGTGTACATGCAGTTCAGCGGGCCTAACTACGAGACCCCTGCCGAGGTGCGTATGGCGCAAACCGTGGGGGCAACGCTTGTGGGGATGTCCACCGCACTCGAAGCCATTGCGGCACGTGAAGCTGGTCTGTGTGTGCTGGGGATATCGCTGGTCACAAACCTAGCCGCGGGTATCAGCGATTCTCCGCTATCCCATCAGGAAGTGATTGAGGCTGGTCAGGAGGCGGCGCCGCGGATCTCGCATCTGCTCGCGGAGGTCACCACCCGCCTTGCCGAAGAAAACCACTGA
- a CDS encoding NUDIX domain-containing protein produces MFCESRGVDIRPRRRIVLLAGPSGSGKGLLGRRLGIPVIELDDFYRDHDEPGLPHRFGIVDWDDPASWNAEYALKALESACSVDELDTPVYSIPRSQRVGTKRLCLGDHPIVLAEGIFAAELIAPLRERKLLADAVVLHRPRLLTFTLRLIRDFRQRRKPPLTLVRRGLGLLLQEASLVRRWRDAGMRPFGLRAAERELCKCIEQDHTSAASQRASTAAQRVGAAAGRGNTDPSCLQPSAPSPAASPPAQVLRIAALCFVRRGENGPEVLMVRKRNTSAFMLPGGKLEPGESGEACAVREIHEELGITVDPESIEHLGDFEAEAANEPNTRVRSHVFLAPEGILTANSAVIVRAELAEHLWFPLHQPLEGIRLAPLSTDHVMPELARRFR; encoded by the coding sequence GTGTTCTGTGAATCTCGTGGGGTAGATATACGCCCCCGTCGGCGCATTGTGTTGCTTGCCGGCCCATCGGGCAGCGGTAAAGGTCTATTGGGGCGTCGCTTGGGTATCCCGGTGATAGAGCTCGACGATTTTTATCGCGATCACGATGAACCGGGTTTGCCGCACCGGTTTGGCATTGTGGACTGGGATGATCCGGCGTCGTGGAATGCCGAGTACGCGCTTAAGGCTCTAGAGTCAGCGTGCTCTGTCGATGAGCTCGACACGCCGGTTTATTCCATTCCTCGTTCACAAAGGGTTGGAACCAAGCGTCTGTGCCTCGGAGATCACCCGATTGTGCTGGCCGAGGGAATTTTTGCCGCGGAGCTCATTGCGCCGCTGCGGGAACGAAAACTTCTCGCCGACGCTGTGGTGTTGCATCGTCCCCGGTTGCTCACGTTTACTTTGCGTTTGATCCGGGATTTTCGACAGCGACGGAAACCTCCGCTGACTCTGGTGCGTCGGGGCCTGGGTCTGCTGCTTCAGGAGGCGTCGCTAGTGCGCCGGTGGCGAGATGCGGGAATGCGGCCGTTTGGTTTACGCGCTGCGGAACGGGAGCTGTGCAAGTGCATCGAACAGGACCACACGAGCGCTGCATCCCAGCGCGCAAGCACAGCTGCCCAGCGTGTAGGCGCAGCTGCCGGTCGCGGCAATACGGACCCTTCCTGTCTCCAGCCCTCAGCCCCTAGCCCTGCCGCAAGTCCTCCTGCTCAGGTCCTGCGAATCGCGGCCCTGTGTTTCGTGCGTCGCGGTGAGAATGGTCCTGAGGTCCTAATGGTCCGAAAACGCAATACGTCCGCGTTCATGTTGCCGGGTGGAAAACTGGAGCCTGGTGAAAGCGGCGAAGCGTGCGCGGTCCGTGAGATTCACGAAGAACTCGGGATTACCGTCGATCCTGAGAGCATTGAGCATCTCGGTGATTTTGAAGCGGAGGCCGCCAATGAGCCCAACACTCGGGTGCGGTCCCACGTCTTCCTCGCTCCGGAAGGTATTCTCACCGCTAATTCGGCTGTGATTGTGCGCGCAGAATTGGCTGAGCATCTGTGGTTCCCTCTGCATCAGCCGCTGGAGGGCATTCGCCTTGCGCCGTTATCGACCGACCATGTGATGCCCGAGCTTGCCAGGAGGTTTAGATGA
- a CDS encoding Maf family protein: MTLDAVSSGWGGHVLVLASASPGRRALLTRAGIAHDALATDVDEEAALRDATQRFGDLAPEDQVLLLAQAKAQAAVHMLAELDNPFSAADTGGASMSRASTESGDVNDCGDSGELGQERGHIVLGCDSMLEFDGQVVGKPLTAERAIQRWRALRGGTGILHSGHWLIDDREEGTGATLGRVSSTALHFANLSDDEIDAYVATGEPLQVAGAFTIDGLGGPFITGIEGDPHGVIGLSLPVLRDLLTEIGVPVTDLWTSRAMLGG; the protein is encoded by the coding sequence GTGACCCTTGACGCCGTCTCGTCCGGCTGGGGCGGGCATGTGCTGGTGCTGGCGTCTGCGTCTCCGGGGCGTCGTGCACTGCTGACCCGCGCCGGTATTGCGCACGATGCCCTTGCCACCGATGTTGATGAAGAGGCGGCTCTGCGTGATGCCACGCAGCGGTTTGGTGACCTCGCCCCGGAGGACCAGGTGCTGCTGTTAGCCCAGGCAAAGGCCCAGGCCGCCGTGCACATGCTGGCAGAGCTAGATAATCCGTTCAGTGCTGCCGACACCGGCGGAGCTTCCATGTCCCGCGCCAGCACCGAGTCTGGTGACGTCAATGACTGCGGCGATAGTGGCGAGTTAGGCCAGGAGCGGGGCCATATCGTACTCGGCTGCGATTCCATGCTGGAGTTTGATGGACAGGTGGTGGGCAAACCCCTGACCGCAGAGCGCGCCATTCAGCGTTGGCGTGCTCTGCGCGGCGGCACCGGCATCTTGCATTCGGGACACTGGCTGATAGATGACCGTGAGGAGGGAACCGGTGCCACCCTGGGCCGGGTCTCCTCCACCGCGTTGCATTTCGCAAACCTCAGCGATGACGAGATCGACGCCTACGTCGCCACCGGTGAACCGCTTCAGGTGGCGGGAGCGTTCACGATCGACGGGCTCGGCGGCCCCTTCATCACCGGTATAGAAGGTGATCCTCACGGCGTTATCGGCCTGTCCTTACCAGTTTTACGGGACCTTCTGACCGAGATCGGAGTGCCCGTCACAGATCTCTGGACTTCTCGCGCTATGCTGGGCGGTTGA
- a CDS encoding thymidylate synthase: MTVPTPYEDLLAEVLADGVAVPDRTGTGTRSVFGRQMRFDLSDSFPLITTKKVHLRSVVAELLWFLRGDSNVRWLQEQGVRIWNEWADEEGELGPIYGVQWRAWPTADGRTVDQISAVLNSLRTNPHSRRHIVSAWNVGELENMALPPCHAFVQFYVRPASDTGDRPSLSCQLYQRSADLFLGVPFNIASYSLLTCMMADQLGYAPGEFIWTGGDIHIYDNHLEQVREQLSRTARPYPTLCFARKPASLFDYAIDDICVDGYDPHPTIKAPIAV; this comes from the coding sequence ATGACGGTGCCTACGCCCTATGAGGATCTCCTCGCGGAAGTCCTCGCCGATGGAGTTGCTGTGCCCGATCGCACCGGAACCGGTACTCGGTCGGTCTTTGGGCGGCAGATGCGTTTTGACCTGTCGGACTCGTTCCCTCTCATCACCACGAAGAAAGTGCATCTTCGCAGCGTGGTGGCAGAGCTGCTGTGGTTCTTGCGGGGCGATTCAAATGTGCGCTGGCTCCAAGAGCAAGGTGTGCGAATTTGGAACGAATGGGCCGATGAGGAGGGTGAACTCGGCCCTATCTACGGCGTGCAATGGCGGGCGTGGCCCACCGCGGATGGACGCACGGTGGACCAGATCAGCGCTGTTTTGAATTCCTTGCGCACGAACCCTCATTCACGCCGCCACATTGTGTCGGCGTGGAATGTCGGCGAGCTGGAGAACATGGCGCTGCCGCCGTGCCACGCCTTTGTGCAGTTCTATGTGCGTCCAGCATCCGATACCGGTGACCGGCCATCTTTATCGTGTCAGCTGTATCAGCGTAGTGCCGATCTCTTTCTTGGGGTTCCGTTCAATATCGCAAGTTATTCGCTGCTGACCTGCATGATGGCAGACCAATTGGGCTATGCACCGGGCGAATTTATTTGGACGGGCGGCGACATCCATATTTACGACAATCACCTCGAGCAGGTGCGCGAACAGTTATCTCGCACTGCCCGCCCGTATCCGACACTGTGTTTTGCTCGTAAACCCGCATCGCTATTCGAT
- a CDS encoding DUF885 domain-containing protein translates to MTTDSASAPPREQSALDALANDYLDAKARLNPYFATSSGIPGYDEDITLFSPEAIETRTDLSRDFLRRLDDVEDADDVDRVTRAAMSERLGLEIEMAEALIPHSQINNIASPIQDIRQVYDLMPQATAKDWAVIAKRLSRTGEATESLEASLNYAADRGVISSQRQLTLAAEQCRSYAAKDGFFATLPSKFATLPRNAESVEGLDESLRADLTEAVTIARKAYDHLAKVFDTLVPRGHAKDAVGRELYSLFSRQHLGMQVDLDETYAWGMNELAQIVAEQEDVARRILSAAGEDLDADQDPIAAARRVLMADASRTLHGTHALQRWMQDLSDKALADLRGVHFDIPDPLMKLECCIAETGSGGIYYTGPSEDFSRPGRMWWDVPKGVDTFQTWAEATTVYHEGVPGHHLQLSTQVLGAKTVNRWRALDCWVAGHGEGWALYAERLMEQLGYLSDDGDRFGMLDAQRMRAGRVVLDIGLHCELPAPQEIGGGEWTYEKAWDFMSRHWGLEEAHQRFELHRYLGWAGQAPSYKIGQRIWESLRRTSAARGEDAPTFHARALALGSVPLSVLVGAMQ, encoded by the coding sequence ATGACCACCGATAGCGCTTCTGCCCCGCCACGTGAACAATCCGCGCTCGATGCCCTGGCCAATGACTATCTCGACGCGAAGGCGCGTCTTAATCCATATTTCGCTACCTCGTCCGGGATCCCGGGATATGACGAGGACATCACGCTTTTCTCTCCAGAAGCCATCGAGACCCGAACAGACTTAAGCCGCGACTTTCTGCGCCGGCTGGATGACGTCGAGGATGCCGATGACGTCGACCGGGTCACCCGTGCGGCCATGTCAGAGCGTTTAGGTCTTGAGATTGAAATGGCCGAGGCCCTTATTCCACATTCGCAGATCAACAATATTGCCTCTCCTATCCAGGATATTCGGCAGGTCTACGATCTGATGCCGCAGGCGACGGCCAAGGACTGGGCGGTCATCGCCAAGCGCCTGAGCCGTACTGGTGAGGCGACCGAATCCCTGGAAGCCTCGCTGAACTATGCAGCTGATCGCGGTGTGATCTCTTCTCAGCGGCAACTCACGCTGGCAGCTGAACAGTGCCGTTCCTACGCCGCGAAGGATGGGTTTTTCGCAACGCTCCCCAGTAAATTCGCAACGCTCCCACGTAACGCTGAGTCGGTCGAGGGCCTTGATGAGAGCCTTCGTGCTGACCTCACCGAGGCGGTAACCATTGCCCGCAAGGCTTACGACCACCTCGCTAAAGTTTTTGACACCTTGGTTCCCCGCGGCCACGCCAAGGACGCGGTGGGGCGGGAACTTTACTCCCTGTTCTCTAGGCAGCATCTTGGAATGCAGGTTGACCTGGACGAAACCTATGCGTGGGGCATGAACGAGCTTGCGCAGATCGTCGCCGAACAAGAGGACGTCGCCCGGAGGATTCTGTCTGCCGCTGGGGAAGATCTTGACGCCGACCAGGATCCCATTGCCGCCGCACGGCGAGTGCTGATGGCTGATGCCTCACGAACCTTGCACGGAACACACGCCCTGCAGCGTTGGATGCAGGACCTATCGGATAAGGCTCTTGCTGATCTGCGGGGTGTGCACTTCGACATTCCGGATCCACTGATGAAGCTGGAGTGTTGCATTGCCGAGACCGGCTCGGGAGGCATTTACTACACCGGTCCGAGCGAGGACTTCTCTCGCCCGGGCCGCATGTGGTGGGACGTCCCCAAGGGAGTGGATACCTTCCAGACCTGGGCAGAGGCCACGACCGTCTACCACGAGGGTGTGCCCGGCCATCACCTGCAACTGTCCACGCAGGTGCTCGGCGCTAAGACGGTCAATCGCTGGCGCGCACTGGATTGCTGGGTCGCCGGGCACGGTGAGGGATGGGCACTGTACGCCGAACGCCTCATGGAACAACTGGGCTACCTCAGCGATGACGGGGACCGCTTCGGCATGCTAGATGCTCAGCGAATGCGCGCCGGCCGAGTGGTCCTCGACATCGGCCTGCACTGTGAGCTTCCCGCGCCCCAAGAAATCGGCGGTGGCGAATGGACGTACGAGAAAGCCTGGGACTTCATGAGCCGTCACTGGGGATTAGAAGAGGCTCACCAGCGCTTTGAACTGCACCGTTATCTCGGATGGGCGGGGCAGGCCCCGTCGTACAAAATCGGACAACGCATCTGGGAGTCTTTGCGCCGTACGTCAGCTGCGCGCGGTGAGGATGCACCGACATTCCACGCCCGGGCACTGGCTTTGGGGTCGGTGCCACTGTCGGTTCTCGTCGGAGCCATGCAGTGA
- a CDS encoding acetyl/propionyl/methylcrotonyl-CoA carboxylase subunit alpha, translating to MASRSPHHRPFRTVLIANRGEIAVRIARACRDAGLRSVAVYADPDRDAMHTKVADEAYSLGGTTAASSYLVVDKILDIADRSGADAIHPGYGFLSERADFAQAVLDAGLVWIGPPPAAIEVLGDKVSARHVAQKVGAPLVAGTKDPVASSDDVVTFAREHGLPIAIKAAFGGGGRGLKVARQESEVRELFDSAVREATAAFGRGECFVERYLDSPRHVETQCLADIHGTVQVVSTRDCSLQRRHQKLVEEAPAPFLTESQTAELTRASKAILKEAGYVGAGTCEFLIGVDGTVSFLEVNTRLQVEHPVTEEVTGIDLVREQLRIAAGERISDQDPLPRGHSFEFRINGEDPGRGFLPAPGPIRVFDVPSGPGVRVDSGVRQGDQVSGAFDSMLAKLIVTGKDRAEALERSRRALAEFQIEGIPTVIPFHRVVVTDPAFAPADPEQPFTVHTRWIETEFTGEIPPASLPSAPESPEDRESVTVEVNGRRVEISLPASLRAPRQPVKARRKRSHKAAAATASSDSLTAPMQGTIVKVIAQEGQTVSDGDTILVLEAMKMEQPLTAHRAGVVRGLDAEVGATVSAGAVLCRIED from the coding sequence ATGGCGTCGCGTTCCCCGCATCATCGGCCTTTCCGGACGGTTTTGATCGCTAACCGCGGAGAAATCGCTGTGAGGATCGCCCGGGCGTGTCGTGACGCTGGTTTACGGTCGGTTGCCGTCTATGCGGACCCCGACCGGGATGCGATGCACACCAAGGTCGCGGATGAGGCCTATTCGCTCGGGGGCACCACCGCAGCCAGTTCCTACCTGGTTGTTGACAAGATTCTCGATATTGCTGACCGCTCCGGCGCGGATGCTATCCATCCCGGTTACGGCTTCCTTTCTGAACGCGCCGATTTTGCGCAGGCAGTGCTCGATGCGGGGTTGGTGTGGATCGGTCCACCGCCGGCGGCCATCGAGGTGCTCGGCGACAAAGTTTCCGCCCGCCATGTAGCGCAAAAAGTTGGCGCCCCGTTGGTGGCAGGCACAAAAGATCCGGTGGCCAGCAGTGATGATGTGGTGACGTTCGCGCGCGAACACGGCCTGCCCATCGCGATTAAAGCCGCATTCGGCGGTGGCGGCCGCGGCCTCAAGGTGGCACGCCAGGAATCCGAAGTTCGTGAGCTGTTTGATTCTGCGGTGCGGGAAGCAACCGCAGCATTCGGACGCGGCGAGTGTTTCGTCGAGCGGTATCTAGATTCTCCGCGGCATGTGGAAACGCAGTGTCTGGCCGATATCCACGGAACGGTCCAAGTGGTGTCAACCCGTGACTGTTCTTTGCAGCGGCGTCACCAAAAACTGGTGGAAGAAGCACCAGCCCCGTTCCTGACCGAGAGCCAGACAGCCGAGCTGACCCGCGCCTCCAAAGCTATTTTGAAAGAGGCTGGCTATGTGGGCGCCGGCACCTGCGAGTTCCTGATCGGCGTCGACGGCACAGTTTCTTTCCTCGAAGTAAACACGCGCCTTCAAGTCGAACATCCGGTGACCGAGGAAGTCACCGGAATTGACCTGGTGCGTGAGCAGCTGCGCATTGCCGCAGGGGAACGGATCAGTGACCAGGATCCACTCCCGCGCGGCCACTCCTTTGAGTTCCGAATCAACGGCGAAGACCCGGGCCGAGGCTTCTTGCCCGCTCCCGGTCCGATCCGGGTGTTCGATGTGCCCAGCGGCCCCGGGGTCCGAGTCGATTCCGGCGTGCGGCAAGGCGACCAGGTCTCCGGTGCTTTTGACTCCATGCTCGCCAAGCTCATCGTCACGGGTAAAGACCGGGCCGAAGCCCTTGAACGGTCGCGCCGGGCATTGGCAGAGTTCCAGATCGAAGGGATCCCGACGGTGATCCCCTTCCACCGTGTGGTGGTCACCGATCCCGCGTTCGCTCCGGCCGACCCCGAGCAGCCGTTCACCGTGCATACCCGCTGGATTGAAACCGAGTTCACCGGCGAGATTCCCCCGGCCTCCCTCCCCTCAGCGCCTGAAAGCCCTGAGGATCGCGAGTCGGTGACGGTCGAGGTCAATGGCCGGCGGGTGGAGATCAGTCTGCCTGCAAGCCTCAGGGCCCCTCGTCAGCCGGTCAAAGCGCGTCGCAAACGTTCGCACAAGGCCGCTGCTGCCACGGCGTCCTCGGATTCACTCACCGCGCCGATGCAGGGCACGATCGTGAAGGTCATCGCGCAGGAGGGCCAGACAGTCTCTGACGGAGACACCATCCTCGTGCTTGAAGCCATGAAGATGGAACAACCCCTCACCGCACACCGTGCCGGTGTTGTGCGCGGTCTGGACGCCGAGGTGGGAGCGACGGTGTCCGCCGGCGCTGTGCTCTGTCGGATCGAGGACTAA
- a CDS encoding acyl-CoA carboxylase subunit beta, which produces MSDAPRPLSTADRLTDLHTREEEAVHAASAIAVEKQHARGKKTARERIHDLLDEGSFVETDRFVRHQASGFGMDRRRPYGDGLVTGYGTIDGRQVCVYSQDFTVFGGSLGEAHGLKVQKIQDLAMRTGVPIIGILDGGGARIQEGVASLAAFAGIFRRNTRASGVIPQISLIMGPSAGGAVYSPAITDVVVMVEKTSHMFITGPDVIRTVTGEDVGFEELGGAQTHSTRSGVAHYMAPDEDEAIEYVKDLLSYFPPNNLSTPPSYPVALSEELTPDDIALDTLIPDSANQPYDMKTLIHTIVDDQEFLEVHPLFAQNVVVGFGRIEGHSVGIIANQPAHFAGTLDIDASEKAARFVRLCDSFNIPVLTLVDVPGFLPGTDQEWDGIIRRGAKLIYAYAEATVPLITLITRKAYGGAYIVMGSKELGADINLAWPTAQLAVMGAQGAVNILHRQTLKAAAEHGEDVEAERTRLVTEYEEQFATPYTAAERGWLDGVISPRATRVEIAKALRALRTKRETLPPKKHGNIPL; this is translated from the coding sequence GTGAGCGACGCACCCCGACCGCTCAGCACAGCCGACCGGCTCACCGACCTGCATACCCGGGAAGAAGAAGCCGTCCATGCAGCCAGTGCTATCGCGGTGGAAAAACAGCATGCCCGCGGAAAGAAAACCGCTCGCGAACGCATTCATGATCTGCTCGACGAGGGCTCATTTGTCGAGACCGACCGGTTCGTTCGACACCAGGCCAGCGGATTCGGTATGGATCGACGCAGACCATATGGCGACGGACTCGTCACCGGCTACGGCACCATTGATGGTCGCCAAGTCTGTGTATATTCTCAGGATTTCACCGTTTTTGGTGGGTCCCTGGGTGAAGCCCACGGGTTGAAAGTACAAAAAATCCAAGACCTCGCGATGCGCACCGGGGTTCCAATCATCGGCATCCTCGACGGCGGCGGAGCACGTATCCAAGAAGGCGTCGCCTCCTTAGCTGCCTTCGCCGGAATTTTCCGCCGCAACACCCGTGCGTCCGGGGTGATCCCACAGATTTCACTGATCATGGGTCCATCCGCCGGTGGCGCCGTATACTCCCCCGCCATCACAGACGTCGTGGTCATGGTGGAGAAAACCTCCCACATGTTCATCACTGGCCCGGACGTGATCCGAACGGTGACCGGCGAAGACGTCGGCTTTGAAGAACTCGGCGGGGCACAAACGCATTCCACCCGGTCCGGAGTCGCACACTACATGGCACCCGACGAGGACGAAGCCATCGAGTACGTGAAAGACCTGCTCAGTTACTTTCCCCCCAATAACCTGTCGACCCCTCCGTCCTATCCGGTGGCTTTGAGCGAAGAACTCACGCCCGACGACATTGCACTGGACACACTAATCCCCGATTCGGCAAATCAGCCGTACGACATGAAGACGTTGATCCATACCATTGTTGACGATCAAGAGTTCTTAGAAGTTCACCCGCTTTTCGCCCAGAATGTAGTCGTCGGATTTGGCCGGATTGAGGGACACAGCGTCGGCATTATCGCCAATCAACCAGCCCACTTTGCCGGAACCCTCGACATTGATGCCTCGGAGAAAGCCGCCCGCTTTGTGCGACTGTGCGACTCGTTTAACATTCCGGTGCTGACTTTGGTGGATGTCCCCGGATTCTTACCGGGCACCGACCAGGAATGGGATGGCATTATTCGTCGCGGAGCAAAGCTGATTTACGCCTATGCGGAAGCAACCGTCCCACTGATCACACTGATCACCCGCAAAGCGTACGGTGGCGCATACATTGTGATGGGCTCCAAGGAACTGGGCGCCGACATTAACTTAGCGTGGCCCACCGCTCAGCTCGCGGTGATGGGCGCCCAGGGTGCCGTCAATATTTTGCACCGCCAGACGTTGAAGGCGGCGGCTGAGCACGGTGAGGATGTGGAGGCAGAACGCACTCGGTTAGTGACGGAGTACGAAGAACAGTTTGCGACCCCCTACACCGCTGCTGAACGAGGATGGCTAGACGGTGTCATCTCCCCTCGCGCCACACGAGTGGAAATCGCAAAAGCGCTGCGCGCACTGCGCACAAAACGCGAGACACTTCCGCCCAAGAAGCACGGGAACATTCCGCTGTGA